In Octopus bimaculoides isolate UCB-OBI-ISO-001 chromosome 5, ASM119413v2, whole genome shotgun sequence, a genomic segment contains:
- the LOC106867823 gene encoding zinc finger and BTB domain-containing protein 4, which translates to MKLSRKLHTGAPASSDNQELNEQQQTTDCQSDAQPLLADEVNNDIVTEFFSSTLQARSNILNGSLGQLHLPPHRSITSPQHPTQDLLETLNMHQYQGQKLAAARRKQKRQQEILAQNSEHIRQIGEKLQKPRSSVDAGLPANGAASSSSASSSPSSSSFSSSPSPSSFSSPQPPQ; encoded by the exons ATGAAGCTTAGTCGCAAGCTTCACACCGGCGCTCCAGCCTCGTCAGACAACCAAGAACTAAACGAGCAACAACAg acaACTGACTGTCAATCTGATGCTCAACCGTTACTGGCAGATGAAGTAAACAATGATATAGTTACCGAATTCTTTTCTTCTACATTGCAAGCGCGCTCTAATATATTAAATGGCAGCCTAGGCCAATTACACTTACCTCCGCACAGGAGCATCACATCCCCTCAACACCCAACTCAG GATCTTCTGGAAACTTTAAACATGCACCAATATCAAGGCCAAAAGCTGGCAGCAGCCAGGCGAAAACAGAAACGGCAACAAGAAATCCTCGCCCAAAACAGCGAGCATATTCGGCAAATAGGCGAAAAATTACAGAAACCGCGTTCAAGTGTCGATGCTGGCCTTCCGGCCAACGGAGCAGCGTCTTCGTCGTCAGCATCGTCGTCTCCTTCGTCGTCGTCCTtctcatcgtcaccatcaccatcatctttttcatcaccacaaccacctcaatga